One genomic region from Natronomonas salsuginis encodes:
- a CDS encoding dolichol kinase, with translation MAFEIGRRFVHASGAIVPGAYLLDRYVLETGVVTWRVVQTIAVAGLAVTTVLETARLRGGLEHAVYDRLTREYEQDSVAGYALYVVGATITVLAFEPTVAVPALLMLCLGDPISGMLSSGGLRTIARPRVLVGMFIACFLIAYPFVPLAAAVAGALGAMLADGIKPIVRGYVIDDNLTIPIVAASAMWAALIAV, from the coding sequence ATGGCGTTCGAGATCGGCCGTCGGTTCGTCCACGCGTCCGGAGCGATCGTCCCCGGCGCGTACCTCCTCGACAGATACGTCCTCGAAACCGGCGTCGTCACCTGGAGGGTCGTCCAGACGATCGCTGTGGCCGGACTCGCCGTGACCACCGTTCTCGAAACCGCCCGACTGCGCGGTGGGCTCGAACACGCGGTCTACGATCGGCTCACGCGAGAGTACGAGCAGGATTCGGTTGCCGGCTACGCTCTGTACGTCGTGGGAGCGACGATCACCGTCCTCGCCTTCGAGCCGACCGTCGCGGTCCCGGCGCTCCTCATGTTGTGTCTCGGCGATCCGATAAGCGGGATGCTTTCGAGCGGCGGGCTTCGTACAATCGCTCGCCCCCGCGTTCTCGTCGGCATGTTCATCGCCTGTTTTCTCATCGCCTATCCGTTCGTGCCCCTTGCCGCCGCCGTCGCGGGTGCGCTCGGCGCGATGCTCGCCGATGGTATCAAGCCGATCGTACGCGGGTACGTTATCGACGACAACCTCACGATTCCGATCGTCGCCGCAAGCGCGATGTGGGCGGCGCTGATCGCCGTGTGA
- a CDS encoding DUF7550 family protein — MSDETESGSTEGETNEDRPYETDRSTAPQSAYTGRDVGIGALVAIVGLAVTFGVPLAVSF, encoded by the coding sequence ATGAGCGACGAGACGGAATCCGGGAGTACGGAAGGCGAGACGAATGAAGATCGACCGTACGAGACGGATCGATCGACAGCACCCCAAAGCGCCTACACCGGACGCGATGTGGGCATCGGCGCGCTTGTCGCGATCGTCGGACTCGCGGTGACGTTCGGCGTCCCGCTCGCAGTTTCTTTTTGA
- a CDS encoding creatininase family protein, whose translation MYLGDATWPEAGVELAETSTALVPIGSTEQHGPHLPLSTDHVIAEGLARAAADPAGVVCTPTVNVGVSPHHRQFHGTLSVDAPVFRDYIESLSRSLVYQGVDRIVYVNAHGGNVQHLREVGRRLHDDGTAYAIEWMWDESIPDLVGSLFEQNGPHAGPKETSMVWHLADLVRADQLEAAREDGCPDITAIETTRNGARIFYDAIENTHNGGFGDPTDASAEKGERLFEAATEQLVALAEWLDAQPWETLGPKPHVRERKRSGRSRSNRKR comes from the coding sequence ATGTATCTCGGTGACGCGACGTGGCCCGAAGCCGGTGTCGAACTCGCGGAGACCTCGACGGCGCTCGTTCCGATCGGCTCGACCGAACAGCACGGCCCGCACCTCCCGCTGTCGACCGACCACGTCATCGCGGAGGGGCTCGCCCGCGCGGCCGCCGATCCCGCCGGCGTCGTCTGCACGCCGACCGTCAACGTCGGTGTCAGCCCCCACCACCGACAGTTTCACGGGACGCTCTCGGTCGACGCGCCGGTCTTTCGCGACTACATCGAATCGCTGTCGAGAAGTCTCGTCTATCAGGGCGTCGACCGCATCGTCTACGTCAACGCCCACGGCGGCAACGTCCAGCATCTGCGGGAGGTCGGCCGCCGACTCCACGACGACGGGACCGCGTACGCGATCGAGTGGATGTGGGACGAGTCGATCCCCGACCTCGTCGGCTCGCTGTTCGAACAGAACGGCCCCCACGCCGGCCCGAAGGAGACGTCGATGGTCTGGCACCTCGCAGATCTCGTTCGGGCGGACCAACTCGAAGCCGCACGCGAGGACGGCTGTCCGGACATCACCGCGATCGAAACGACGCGAAACGGCGCTCGAATCTTCTACGACGCGATCGAAAACACGCACAACGGTGGCTTCGGCGATCCGACGGACGCCTCCGCAGAAAAGGGTGAGCGGCTCTTCGAGGCGGCGACAGAACAGCTCGTCGCGTTGGCCGAGTGGCTCGACGCCCAGCCGTGGGAGACGCTGGGACCGAAACCACACGTTCGGGAGCGAAAGCGATCGGGGCGCTCACGATCGAACCGAAAGCGGTAG
- a CDS encoding cupin domain-containing protein, with protein MAYKTASADEIDSVVPAEYGGMWFFREPLGCEHLGMTLLELEPGSKGKPHDHAEDGQEEVYLVVDGELTVLIGDEDDPESELSLSSGEAIRVDGETWRQLSNEGDEPVSVAIAGAS; from the coding sequence ATGGCATACAAGACCGCGAGTGCTGACGAGATCGACAGCGTCGTTCCGGCGGAGTACGGCGGCATGTGGTTCTTCAGAGAGCCGCTCGGCTGTGAGCATCTCGGGATGACGCTTCTCGAACTCGAACCGGGCAGCAAGGGCAAACCCCACGATCACGCTGAGGACGGCCAAGAGGAAGTGTATCTCGTCGTGGACGGGGAACTAACCGTTTTGATCGGCGACGAGGACGATCCCGAGTCGGAGCTGTCGCTTTCGAGCGGCGAGGCGATCCGCGTCGACGGCGAGACGTGGCGGCAGCTCTCGAACGAGGGCGACGAACCGGTCAGCGTCGCGATCGCCGGCGCGTCATGA